Genomic DNA from Triticum dicoccoides isolate Atlit2015 ecotype Zavitan chromosome 4B, WEW_v2.0, whole genome shotgun sequence:
TGAGATTTGGATGTGATCCTTGCTCCAGCCCCTCCCGAGCCATGCCAGTCATCGTCAGAATCGGTGATCGATTTGTTCAGGGATTAAATATTCCATGAAATGTCCTTGTGTTTGCTGGTTCTAGATCCATGCGATGAACTAGTCCGATCCTGGAAGGCTATTGCTTTCAGTGTGTTATTATGGGTATTGGTAATTCTGATCCTGTCGCCTAATGCTTCATCTGGTTATTTATTTACACGAGGCAGCGTAATTCACTGTTTAATATCGATATAAGTATAACTCAATATTATCCTCGGTGacataggtgttttagttgttgtgTACTGGGTAACATCTGAAGATCTTATTGTGTGAATCTTGGTAGCAGGCAGAAGAGGTTGTggttgaggatgatgatgatgatgacgacgacgatgaggatgatgatgacaacgatgATTTGGATGGTAACTCACTATGCTCACTGGTCTCCTGTATCCACTTTGCGTAAAACTGTATTAATTAATAAATCTGATGCGAACATGTGAAAATAATAACAGAGTGAGATTTATTAAATCCTGTTGTTTTCTCTTTACATTATTAGACCTTCTTTTAGGGTTGGATTGTCTTTGCCCTTGGATGGTTTCAGTGCTGGTGCCAACAATGGTAGCATGTGTACATATGTATAGTATCCATCTAATATTTGTATACACTTGAAATAGCCGTGATTTGTTTGCTGAGCAAATTAAGTGATGTTGCTTGACATAACAGTCTACACGTACTTTTTTTTTGAACGGTCACCGGGGGGAGAGTTTCCCCACGTGAATATATTACCACTCAAATGGCCATAATGCCAAGAGACTGATCCTGTTTATAAGGGAAACCGGATCAAAAACCTGAACAAATTGGCCACGTTTATGAGGGAAACTGGGCCAAAAAAACGTACAAATAAAAAGGGTAAAAGAAGATGAGGAAAAAGACACCCAGGACATGTCATGGCCTAGCTAGCAGACCGTAGGACCATCACCACGAGAGACACAAGTAGATGCGGGGTGCCGTCGAGAGATCACAATACCAATACATTGCAAGCAGCCTAACGCCCCGCACCGGCGTGCGTACCAAACCCCACGGCGCAACACAAGCGCATCCACAAATGAACGAGTGCCACAGCTGAACACGAACCATGACTAGGGGCTCCGCTGCAGGAATTCGGAACGATTAGCAAGTTGGGGAGGCATCTTGCGTCGTCATTGAGCAAAGATGAACCGAGACAACACCAagagcacgaagctcgccgcaacaCAACAACGACAGCCATGGGAGGGTCTTGAGCATGCACAACTACAAGGGCAACACACCAAACAATGGGCAGGGGCTGATGGATGGTGGTGAAGGGCTCGACGTAAAGGCGATGTTGACGGCGGTACGGGATGGATGGCCGGCGATGAGTGGAATGAAGCAAACTAGAGAGATCACACAGAGTGCAAATAAGTTGACCATACGGACATGAAGGAGATGCAGGCCGCGCCATCAACATGGAGGAGTGGCGTGAGTGCGCCGCCGCAGTCGTGGCCGGACGAATAGGCAGAGATTTCTCCCCATCCCCAAGTCCAGAAGGAGGAGGCAGTACAACGCCACCATGGTGGGGCACGAAATCGCCGTTGCCAGCCGTCGGCACGGATTTCTACGGTCCACACACACCTTCCAACACCTCCACACTCAAACCCCGACTAGCCGGACATAAAGGAGTAAATCCGGCAGCCCGGGGAGAGGGGCACCGCCAGACGAGCAGATCCGTGACGAAGAGCAGTAGATCGGAATGCAGCGCACGCACCCACCACCGCGCAACACCCGTGGATGACCGAGACGCAGCGAGGGGCTCGCCCAACCCGTGTGAGCACGGGACCAGGGAGAGCGGCGTTGAGCACCCGTCGAAGCAGAGAACTTCGAGCGGGCGCAACAGCTGTCGACCGGACCGGATCTGGCCACGCGAAGACGCAGCGGGCCAGGAGAGAGCCATGTCACGGCGGGATCTGGCGAGCAACACGGGAGACACTCCCAACGACGACGGCGAGCAGCAGGGCCAACACGCGTTGGCCAGCGGGAAGCTGGCGGCTCCATGCAGGAAGGTGCGGGAGGCATCCGATTTGGATCCCGGGAGGAGGCTGAGGGTGCGTGGAGAGCAGAGCGTGGCCTTGCCGCCGTCCGCCGAGGGGCTTAGCCCGGCGGCctcctccggtgacggcgaggggtaGGGGGCGTGGAGGAGGTGGACTAGGAGGGTGGCGGCGGGGGTCCGCTGGAGTCGCCCAAGAGCAACCCGGGAGGAAGAGTATCTCTGTTGGGTGTCTACTCGTAGCTTCACCACTGGCTGGTTTGTTTGTATGAATGCATGTTTACTGGTTGTCTGCTTTTAGCTTCTTAAGGCTCTCTTTAAGCTGAAAATCATTGGGATGTTCTCTTTGCATCTGACAAGAATATTGATAGGTTTGGTCATGTGGGTTTGTAGATACTTTAAAATTACAATCCTCATTCAATTCAATTGAGATGGAATATAGTCTGTGTACTGTGCTGTGACCGATATTGGAAGATCTTTTGTGCTGTATAAACAAAAGAGCGGAGATGTTTAGATTGTAGTCAATTTGATGGCGCAGATGTCTAGCTGCTTCTGGTGCATATGTTTATGTGTACTTTTTAGTCTGCTATTCAAACCTGTAGCTGCAAGGCTGCGATAGTTTTGTACATTTTTATAGATGCGTCTATTTTATCAATGTTTTATTGTTACAGCCTTAGTCAATTTGATGGCGCAGATGTCTAGCTGCTTCTGGTGCATATGTTTATGTGCACTTTTTAGTCTGCTATTCAAACCTGTAGCTGCAAGGCTGCGATAGTTTTGTACATTTTTATAGATGCGTCTATTTTATCGATGTTTTATTGTTATAGCCTTAGAGGTTATACTGGGCAAATGGGAATTGCACTATGTTTTACTTGGGAGTAAATTACATTTCGCTTAAATTTGACTTGCATATGCAAGGAGACGTTTTCTTGGTGCCGACTATCATATGTGGTAGGTAGTGTTAAAGAAATTGTTGTTGCGTTTTCTCATGACTAGCTGGCTCCGGTTCCCTTTTATTTGGAAGCTCCGGATTGTATTATACAATTCGCTTTATGCAACTCTTACACTGTATGATCCATATTGTTCTTATTGCTATTTTACAGGGCAAGAAGGTGATGCCAGTGGCACATCAAAGCAAAGCAGGAGTGAGAAGAAGAGTCGCAAGGCAATGCTGAAGCTTGGCATGAAATCCATCACTGGCGCAAGCCGTGTCACTGTGAAGAAAAGCAAGAATGTGAGTTATTACAATCACTTACACAGCGTGGTCTGTATTCCTGTGTTGGTCGACTAACACCACTGTTTCCAGATATTATTCGTCATCTCAAAGCCAGATGTCTTCAAGAGCCCAAATTCAGAGACGTATGTTATTTTCGGTGAAGCCAAGATTGAGGATCTCAGCTCCCAGCTGCAGAGCCAGGCTGCCGAACAGTTCAAGGCTCCTGACCTGAGCCAAATGATCTCAAGTCCTGAGGCGTCGGGCATGGAGAATGATGACAACGAGGTTGTCAACGATGAAGGAGTCGAGCCAAAGGACATCGAGCTGGTGATGACACAGGCGGGCGTCTCAAGGGCCAAGGCTGTCAGGGCTCTCAAGTCTGCCAATGGAGACATTGTCACTGCCATTATGGAGGTCACAACTTAAGAGTATGGCGACATTTCTGGAACTAGTTGAACCATTTCTCTTTGAGCGATTTGCAGCTTGAGTGTTATTATTATCTTGGAACCAGATAAATATCTCATGTTTGCTTTGCATCTCTGATAAGGTCGTTTGGACATGATCCTGCCTGCGGTTAAGTTGGTACAGTGTTTTTAGCACGGACATGTCAGTGGTGGCAATTTTCTGGCATGTTTTTCACCTTTGACTGAAATATTATTAGATTTAATTTAAATAAACCCCGTTGTATTCTTTGTAACCGATAAAAATAACATGATTATAACTGTTAAGCAGTAAGAAAACGAAGCTGAAGTAACGACGGTTTGATAGCGTCCCAGGGGTTTGGGTTTGCCGGCAGCGAACCAAATGATAGTGTTATATTTTCCAAGCCGGTCCTCCACCTCATTTCTCGGGGAAAGAAGAGCGGATGGTTTGTGTCCACAAGTTGATGTCTGGGAAAAAATGTTGCCTGGGGTGGACACGAGAAGCTAGGTGTGGACACGATAAGCTAGCAATTGCTGCCTGGCCAGGCTAGCCTGAAGAAAATATGTTTGGATGAAGCCTGGAAGGAATCTTGGACTGTACTTCTGACATGCTATAGCTGCAGGAGTGCCGTCGTTTTGTGATTAGTAATTTCCAGGCAGCAGTAATTTCCAGGCAGCAATTAGCATCGAGGCCGGCTGCTCAGGCGCTCGAAACTGGACGCCTGGGGTTGCCTCGGTCTGCCCAGGCTGGCTCAGCTTCTCTGAAAATCCAGGCACGCTCCAGGCCAGGCACGGTACGACGAGGACGTGAACCAAACTAACCCGAAATCACTTGCAAAGCAAACAACATAAATCGCCAATAGCAAGAAATCTCTTGCAAGCAAACAACAAAATCAATTCATGTAGTTGTACGTGCACAATCTCAATCACATCATATTTTTCTTACCTTTTTCTATGGATTCTCTCCTCACAACATATCTCACTCCTAAGAGCATCTACATCCGCATATGACAAATATGGCCCCTCATACGTAGGACCCGTCCGCGGAGAGAGCCGGGTCACCCCTCATTTTGTGTCCTCGTGCAACCAAGTACCTCAATCCATATTACGCATGCAACACAAAAGCTAAGTAGTACTACGTAGATAAATATAGCCTGCTCCTACTCGTCATTGGAGGTGTAGCCGACCTCCGTGCCGGTAGTGTCGGACGGACCTGCTTCCTGGTGGATGGCTGCCTCCCGCAACTCCGACTCCCCTTCGGACTATATGCTGTGAAGAGAGCGTCCACCTCCGTTCATGCCTCGCGAAGGTAGCAGCGGAAGATGGCCTGCTGCTCCGCCGCCCCCTCCGCTTAGGTGACCTGAAACTCGCCCAACGCGTCAGCCATGTTGAATCCGACAACCGGAGGCGTCGGACTTGCCTCACcttatgtaggatcgaaagtatgtctagaggggagggGATAGACTACTAGCAAAGATTAAAAGTCTATTTTCCTAATTTTATTTCTTGACGGATTTTAACTTAGCTAGCAATACAAGCACACCCTACACATGCATATCTAGAGTATAGGCAACGGAAAGAAAAGACATGCATGTGCGAGTAATGTAGAGAGTAAAGTTGAAGAGGATCGCAAGCGCAAGTTGACACGGTGAAGATTTTTGACCCGTGGTTCCGACAAGTGGTGCTATCGTGCGTCCATGTTGATGGAGTCTTCGATCCACGACGGATATAAGATCACGAAGATCTCGGTTACTAGATTCCACGGAGGaatcgagtccacaaagggctcatacccacgaagggtccatgaagaggcAACCTCACCTATTCCACCACGGCTACGCCcatgaaggactagcctcactagggtagatcttcatgaggtAGGtcatctccaaaccctcacaaacttattCTCTTCTTCACAACGGTTGAGGACTTCTAAGCACACCTAGCCGATCTAGGAGGCACCACCCTCCAAAAGGTACTagatgttgttgatgatgaactccttgctcttgtgcttgttaCAGTGCCTTCAGTGAGTCAAAATGGACATCTCCTTGAGATTGAATCAACTAGGGTTTAGGACAACATCTATATCTGGTAGATCAGTGACTCTGAATGGGTTTTGTTTAGTGAGTTCGAGTGGAGTACTTGGTTGATAGTGGGCGTTGTGAAAGTATATAAGGTTTTTGGAGTTTGATCTTTGAGCACTTTGAGCAATGAACTCATCTTCTCAACCTCATCCCCTTTTGATCTATGCgctcaatgtgatctttgatcacttaAATATAAAATGGTGAGCCTTGAGACTTGATCCAatacttttccttaatatttttaagCGGTGTGCTTTCATCTCCCATGTTGTACCTAAAATGAACCTTTTCCTGAATTGTACTTTGAGCAGGCATTAGTTCAATGATATATATGTTgaaatgaattaccaaaaccacccaggggatTAGATGCACTTTTAGTCTTCTCCTTTTTGataactgatgacaacatatagatcaaagctttgacaaaagaTATAATAATGAATAACATCATTGCTTTGAAAAGTATTTGATGTACAAGAACTCCccttaaatttgtgcattattttgaTTTGCGTTTGAATGTAAATGCATAATCTATAAGGCATATGAGGAGCTCTTCTATGTCACATACAACTTGGTGGAGCACAAACATAAGATATAATACAATGAAGAATCAACGTAAACACCAAAAACACATGTCAATAACCACCAAAGATGTGCCATAGCATAAAGAAGTAGTATAACTAAAGTGACACGAGTTTGGGTCATCACACGCGATAAATTAGTTTACATCACATAAGAATTCAATAAAGCAGCAGGTGATGTAACTTAGCAAAAGAAACACACTCTCTGACTCTCTCTCCCTCTTTGGCATCAAGATATCAAAACGATCAAGAGATCTAAACGTCACTCGAGGCAGCATGATCAATGGCAGCAGGAGACAAAGTCATGTGGATGGTTGCACTGGTCTAGGTCTATTGAATGGAGACGAGCACATCTACGGTACACCTCACTTGTATCCATTTGGCCGCGACGGGTTACTCTTCTCCTGCATCAATGTCCTCCCTGCCTGCCAGCCTGGCTGAGCTTCCGCATCAGAGCAATTTTGGAAATCAAGCAAAACCTAAGACCCGATTTGTCGGGTTCATGTTTTCACAGCTGAATTTCCGGTGTTAATTCTCACAACACAATTTATTAACTCAAACTACCCGAACTAAATTTTTGCATAAAACTAAATGCCCACCGTGACCGTCATGTGGTTCtacgtctgttggaaatatgccctggaggcaataatattgtattatttatttccatgtttacaattaagagtttatattctatgttatAACTGCTATGATTCTTGATTATGTGATTCGGAGGAAAACTCATAAGcacatgtggaatgataaacggtaaaaccggacctagtcttgcctctaggactagctcaagtgttgcatgttgAGTACGTGGTTAAGTGTAACAATAATCCcaaaacaacattgagggtatgatgttagaagaacaatagtattgaattgacccaacttgtttgttatactttgagatgtaATCGTCACGAGTCTATTGATATAACACAGAGATTTAACATATgctttagttccttagaccatgagagtactaTAGTCACTTTGTACCAGATGATATACTTTGGGTTTGCTCAAACATCACCTGTAACACGGTGATCGTAATGACAACTTTGAGGTTCATTAGAAAGTATGACAAGGGGCtggatagctcaagagtgggatttgctcctccaacggcggagagatattcttaggggcctctcggtgtgatggcatccatcatcATTTGACCAGACACATGTGACTTAGTCACAGGGACACTGGAACATGTaaaacaagaaagaagaacaaaacccgtAACGAGGAGACTGGTATAATGAGCATGGAAATGACTCTAGCGGATACAAATATATCTCacctcgggttttgtaaagtacCACAAAATAAAGGGAATAGTATATGATAATCAAAGTGTCGCTACTAAAATCGGCagaactcgggtagggggtcccgagctatggatctAGGAACGATGGTGAACTGGAGacaggggcacaatgtttacccaggttcgggacctctcgaagaggtaaaaccctacaccaTTCTTTGATTATATTGATGATGGAGTATCGAGTACAGGTTGATCTACCTCCAGGTCGTATGGTGTGTTCTAAACCCTAAGGTAGGTTATTGTGATTGTCCCTCTACGGGATaaaccctctggcttatatagGCACCAGGGGTAGCTAGAGTTACACACGGTCGGTTGTCAACTAGGGATAAACATGCCGATAGGTGGAGTAGTCCTTGAAGTACATGCCAAGTCTTCGGCAGAGTCCGCCTTGGTCATGTCAAGGTTCGAGGATTCCGGGGTCCTTCCTTGTGAGATAAGCGGGACATAAGCTCGGCCCATGGACTATGGGCCAACTAGGTtggtaccccttagtccaggacactaTCAATAGCCCTCGAACTTATCTTTAGAGCCCGAGACAACAATCTTCCTTGGACCAATGTTTTCGGCTTGGGATCTTCAGCTTGACAGGCGAGTTCCTCTCTCCAGGTGGTTTTCATGTAAACCCAAGCTCTCCTTTATTTGAGGCAACTATCGAGCTTCCATTTAACAGGGCTGCCTGCCAACTACATGTTTTAAGGGTCATACTTCGGCATCCGTAGTCTTAAGATAGCTTAGCCTCGAAGGGCCTGCCGCATAGGTGTGAACAATGTTCTGTCCTATTCTGGCTTGACAACTTTTTCCGAACCTTCACCACCCACAATGCTTAAGTGACCCAGTTATTGTAGCTCAAATAGCAGCCCGAGGCTGCTCTCTCATTGGCACGTAtcatcaaagcagagatcatgctccATATTTCggaggatatcatcaaggattgttTCACCCCATGCGCCTATAACAGCACCAAGAATTGGAATGTGGCGATTCATTTGGCGCAGTAAAAGGGACCTTTGGCCTTTCATTGACCTATAAAGGCAAGGGGCAGTAATCCCACTTTACCCTATGCTTCCATCCCTTGCACCATTGCTCAAAGCCTCCAGAGCTCTAGCACCCTGGATCCATTCCCAAACTTCTCAGCCTCCGCCCAGCGCCCACATCTCCCCACCCGTGATGGCTGACGCCACTCTGAAGGGCCAATGCATGGCCTCCGACATCACAAAGGTTCAGACCATGGGGTACATCCCTGCTGGCACCGCCTGCCGGGATCCAGAGCCCAACTAGTGCGTCCCCACTCCCAAGAAAGGGGAGAGGGTGATCTTCATCCCCCACCTCGTACAAGGTATGGGATTCCCCCTGCACCCCTTTGTGTGGGGGATGGGGGGGGGGGTTcccttctactacgggctagatttccaccatCTAGCATCAAACTACATTCTGCACCTCGCGACATTCATCACCATCTGTGAGGCCTTGCTACGCATCgagccgcacttcggcttatggctaaagatgttcaacatcaagccgaagagTGGCAATGCCCAATTAGCTAAATGTGTCGGGGCCATGATCAACAAGCTCCAGAAGGTGTCTCCTGGACGAAGTAAGGCCTGGATTGGGGcaatctggaggaggtggaggtgatcAAGGCCAGCCTTCTGTTCCAGAAGTGGCTTGCTAGGGCACCAAAGATAAACTTCCTGGCACCATTTCCTGAAGTGGCGCAGACTCCTCAACTCGAGGCTCTCTTGGCTGAGGCACCATAAAAGGTCCCGGTCAAGGAGAAGAAAGAGCCGAAGAGGAGGGAAGGTCTGCGCATCCGAGATCCTTTGGAGGCCAGATCCGAGGACACTCACGCCTCCTCTGTCTACAAGGAGGAAGAGGTGAaggagaaggagggggaaggattaCCTTCCCCAAAATGGAAGAGGGCGGCATCTGAAGACGTCAAGGAGGATGATCCTCCTAGGGTCACTACTACACGTTGGTCCAAACACGACAgtccaatcagagacccttcgatgaaactgtgtgtgatgcagtaATCACAAACGATGATGTAATAAAACCGTAAAAAAGACACAAAATGTtggcgatggcggagacatcaaacatgattcagattagagttgcgtgtgtgatgcgtgGCATACGGTTAATCTTGAAGAcgtatttgcgatgaggcagaacaacaaaaatgggcagccagatgagggtgtgGGCGATATATGACATACAGTTCACCAGGATGAACCGTGTGTGATTAGGCAATACAATAAA
This window encodes:
- the LOC119296141 gene encoding nascent polypeptide-associated complex subunit alpha-like protein 1 isoform X1; translated protein: MTAQTAEELAAHIEQEQLEAKKTEQAEEVVVEDDDDDDDDDEDDDDNDDLDGQEGDASGTSKQSRSEKKSRKAMLKLGMKSITGASRVTVKKSKNILFVISKPDVFKSPNSETYVIFGEAKIEDLSSQLQSQAAEQFKAPDLSQMISSPEASGMENDDNEVVNDEGVEPKDIELVMTQAGVSRAKAVRALKSANGDIVTAIMEVTT
- the LOC119296141 gene encoding nascent polypeptide-associated complex subunit alpha-like protein 1 isoform X2 — encoded protein: MTAQTAEELAAHIEQEQLEAKKTEAEEVVVEDDDDDDDDDEDDDDNDDLDGQEGDASGTSKQSRSEKKSRKAMLKLGMKSITGASRVTVKKSKNILFVISKPDVFKSPNSETYVIFGEAKIEDLSSQLQSQAAEQFKAPDLSQMISSPEASGMENDDNEVVNDEGVEPKDIELVMTQAGVSRAKAVRALKSANGDIVTAIMEVTT